A genome region from Triticum aestivum cultivar Chinese Spring chromosome 2B, IWGSC CS RefSeq v2.1, whole genome shotgun sequence includes the following:
- the LOC123041366 gene encoding uncharacterized protein: MASVRRPCAVVLLACAAAFLVTVGAQPMDNPILSDPNVVPVYMSPGAQPTVVSCYNQSSPSQAPECMIPVRRCPAGCRDLCYVHCPSCKLVCMCELAGTECYDPRFVGGDGNKFLFHGRRDADFCLLSDANLHINAHFIGKLNVKAARDFTWVQALGVRFGGHRLYLGVKRTVTWDNAVDRLVITFDGVPVELDAAPAASWSPASAPALSVFRIGAANGVVVRLDGRFRIVANAVPVTEEDSRVHDYGLTADDSLAHLNVAFKFHSISADVHGVLGQTYRSDYVSAGVDMGAKIPVMGGAAKYQVSDIFGTDCEVARFAGEDVVRVGAVDMIDEPADTMCGSGKGSAGLVCKK, translated from the exons ATGGCGTCCGTCCGGCGCCCGTGCGCGGTGGTGCTGCTCGCCTGCGCCGCCGCATTCCTCGTCACGGTCGGCGCCCAGCCGATGGACAACCCCATCCTTTCGGACCCCAACGTGGTACCCGTCTACATGAGCCCCGGCGCGCAGCCCACCGTGGTGAGCTGCTACAACCAGAGCAGCCCGTCGCAGGCCCCAGAGTGCATGATCCCGGTGCGCCGGTGCCCCGCCGGCTGCCGCGACCTCTGCTACGTGCACTGCCCCAGCTGCAAGCTCGTCTGCA TGTGTGAACTGGCCGGCACGGAGTGCTACGACCCGCGCTTCGTGGGTGGCGACGGCAACAAGTTCCTCTTCCACGGCCGCAGGGACGCCGACTTCTGCCTGCTCTCCGACGCCAACCTGCACATCAACGCGCACTTCATCGGCAAGCTCAACGTGAAGGCGGCGCGTGACTTCACATGGGTGCAGGCGCTCGGCGTCCGCTTCGGTGGCCACCGCCTCTACCTCGGCGTCAAGAGGACGGTCACCTGGGACAACGCCGTCGACCGCCTCGTCATCACCTTCGACGGCGTGCCCGTCGAGCTGGACGCGGCGCCGGCCGCCAGCTGGAGCCCGGCCTCCGCGCCCGCGCTGTCCGTCTTCCGCATCGGCGCGGCCAACGGCGTGGTGGTGCGCCTCGACGGCCGGTTCCGCATCGTCGCCAACGCGGTGCCGGTGACTGAGGAGGACTCGAGGGTCCACGACTACGGCCTCACCGCCGACGACAGCCTCGCGCACCTCAACGTCGCGTTCAAGTTCCACTCCATCAGCGCCGACGTGCACGGCGTGCTCGGCCAGACCTACCGCTCCGACTACGTCAGCGCCGGGGTTGACATGGGCGCCAAGATACCCGTGATGGGGGGTGCCGCAAAGTACCAGGTCTCGGACATCTTCGGCACGGACTGCGAGGTGGCGCGCTTCGCCGGAGAGGACGTCGTCCGCGTCGGGGCGGTGGACATGATCGACGAGCCGGCCGACACCATGTGCGGCAGCGGCAAGGGCAGCGCCGGGCTGGTCTGCAAGAAGTGA